One part of the Nostoc sp. PCC 7120 = FACHB-418 genome encodes these proteins:
- a CDS encoding O-antigen ligase family protein → MINTKENIHDFFIKSNIIDIKILWNIFVYLILLIFILFLFPSLTPIIFIGLGIYSLFGINQSIQSILIAFLIKSLNSGLFNNIENFAKFHWIVLYVASIKILVVCLHKKIVPKKFLVQISSCYLVLFSISLFSLYPVISYLKLANFIFFSFSLVSGIHIVKKDVSYWLSWLFTLYLFVCTISLFLLGSPLGYFTKNGLFQGILDHPQLFGIFCSPFISLLVFQININKSNILIFYAIFIGIFSIFHSGTRTALLAVLASVITSIILFAIFKPNFLLRLQIHCRKQQLLYIFSIIIIILTSLSLSLFNLNETLLSPVNNFLNKGRYYESFDRLAEDSRGNVIEKSLNNFYNYPITGIGFGIPSDYEMFEIGEGIEGVPISVPTLKGSLPSAILEETGIIGTIAFILFLFSSIKYFIDNSNMSILSLYLSCFFVNLGEFNIFSFGGAGQYFWFFIAIAFAFASLNENFSK, encoded by the coding sequence AATATTATTGATATAAAAATACTTTGGAATATTTTTGTTTACCTTATTTTATTAATATTTATCCTATTTTTATTTCCTTCCTTAACACCAATTATATTTATTGGTTTAGGCATTTATAGTTTGTTTGGCATCAATCAATCAATACAATCAATATTGATTGCTTTTTTAATCAAAAGCCTAAATTCTGGCTTATTCAATAACATAGAAAATTTTGCTAAATTTCACTGGATTGTTTTATATGTTGCTAGTATTAAAATACTAGTTGTCTGTTTACATAAAAAAATAGTACCTAAAAAATTTTTAGTTCAAATATCCTCATGCTATTTAGTTTTATTTTCAATTTCATTATTTAGCTTATATCCTGTTATTTCTTATTTGAAACTTGCGAATTTTATCTTTTTTTCTTTTTCCTTAGTTTCTGGAATTCATATTGTAAAAAAAGACGTATCTTATTGGTTATCATGGTTATTTACTTTATATCTGTTTGTTTGTACTATAAGCTTATTTTTACTTGGATCTCCATTAGGTTATTTCACTAAAAATGGTTTATTTCAAGGTATTCTTGATCATCCCCAATTATTTGGTATATTTTGTTCTCCTTTTATATCTTTATTAGTTTTCCAAATTAATATAAACAAAAGCAATATATTGATATTTTATGCAATTTTTATAGGGATATTTTCTATTTTTCATTCAGGAACTAGAACAGCTTTATTAGCTGTATTAGCATCGGTAATTACTTCAATCATTTTATTTGCTATATTTAAACCTAATTTTTTACTCAGGTTGCAAATACATTGTAGAAAACAACAATTATTATATATATTTTCAATAATAATAATTATTTTAACCAGCTTGTCGCTATCTTTATTTAATTTAAATGAAACTTTACTATCTCCAGTTAATAATTTCTTGAATAAGGGACGTTATTATGAATCTTTTGATAGACTTGCTGAAGATTCTAGAGGTAATGTTATAGAAAAATCACTAAACAATTTTTATAATTATCCTATTACAGGAATTGGTTTTGGTATACCTTCAGATTATGAAATGTTTGAAATTGGTGAGGGTATCGAAGGTGTTCCTATTAGTGTACCTACGTTAAAAGGCTCACTACCATCAGCAATACTTGAAGAAACTGGAATTATTGGAACTATTGCTTTTATACTTTTCTTATTTTCTTCAATAAAATATTTTATTGATAATTCAAATATGTCAATATTGTCCTTATACTTATCATGTTTCTTTGTAAATCTTGGAGAGTTTAATATTTTTTCTTTTGGAGGAGCAGGTCAATACTTTTGGTTTTTTATTGCAATTGCTTTTGCTTTTGCTTCATTAAATGAGAACTTTTCTAAGTAA
- a CDS encoding glycosyltransferase family 4 protein, whose translation MKRKGVDLLVQAFNRFQKEFSDWHLHVIGCGDMANLFHHNPNIIIDDFKPSQYIAEVMRESRFFILPSREEHWGVVVHEAALSGCGIICSKNVGASADLVSDKNGFLFMPSSVDSLYEAMVKAASIHESELELVFNESLRLSFKFNPDIWATTFIQIIEDMKISK comes from the coding sequence ATTAAACGTAAGGGAGTTGATTTACTTGTTCAAGCATTTAATCGGTTTCAAAAAGAATTTTCTGATTGGCACCTCCATGTAATTGGTTGTGGTGACATGGCAAATCTTTTTCATCATAATCCGAATATTATCATAGATGACTTTAAACCGTCTCAATATATTGCTGAAGTTATGAGGGAAAGCCGTTTTTTTATACTACCTAGCCGTGAAGAACATTGGGGGGTTGTGGTACATGAAGCAGCTCTCTCTGGTTGTGGAATTATTTGTAGTAAAAATGTTGGAGCTTCAGCAGATTTAGTATCTGATAAAAATGGTTTTCTATTCATGCCTAGTTCAGTAGATAGCTTGTATGAAGCTATGGTAAAAGCAGCCTCAATCCATGAATCTGAGCTTGAATTGGTATTTAACGAAAGCTTGAGGCTGTCATTTAAATTTAATCCAGATATATGGGCAACAACTTTTATACAGATAATTGAAGATATGAAAATCTCCAAATAA
- a CDS encoding glycosyltransferase encodes MSINLKILHYIPVYAPAWKFGGPVLSVSRLCEGLAALGHEVEVFTSNAGLENQSELPLNQPVIRNQVKVKYFQQEPGMGINCPGMEQAVTARAKEFDIIHITGVWQRTSGAACKAAKNQGVPYIVSPRGALGPYSWQQKTAKKILYYFWQEHFNVTNAAGVHYTSKQELQECHWLQLPGKSFIVPNGLNTEFWQPTLEGAKAWRKSHNIGEDEFIFLNVGRLHHKKGLDLLSQSLVPLQHLNWRMIFVGSDDDGTQVKLQQQFQSANLSDRVLFLERCEPKELPVIYSAANLFVLPSRHENFGNVVVESLACGCPVLISDKVGLHDEVTEGCVGWVRSRVVSEWTEAIREFIQYPKKMQEVILASRKYVESTYSIKRTALQMANNYFEIINQ; translated from the coding sequence ATGTCAATCAATCTGAAAATTTTACACTATATCCCGGTTTATGCTCCAGCTTGGAAATTTGGGGGGCCTGTTCTCAGTGTTAGCCGACTTTGTGAGGGACTAGCCGCCCTTGGTCATGAAGTAGAGGTATTTACCTCTAATGCTGGACTAGAAAATCAATCAGAATTACCCCTTAATCAGCCAGTCATTCGTAATCAAGTCAAAGTCAAATATTTTCAGCAAGAACCAGGTATGGGTATTAATTGCCCAGGTATGGAACAAGCTGTAACAGCAAGAGCTAAGGAATTTGACATTATCCATATCACAGGTGTGTGGCAGCGTACTAGTGGCGCAGCTTGCAAAGCAGCTAAAAATCAAGGTGTTCCCTATATCGTTTCACCTAGAGGCGCACTTGGTCCTTACTCTTGGCAGCAAAAAACAGCTAAAAAAATACTGTATTACTTCTGGCAAGAACACTTTAATGTGACAAATGCAGCTGGTGTACACTACACTAGCAAGCAAGAATTACAAGAATGCCATTGGCTACAACTACCAGGAAAATCTTTTATTGTTCCTAACGGCCTAAATACTGAGTTTTGGCAACCTACTTTAGAAGGAGCAAAAGCGTGGCGTAAATCGCATAACATCGGTGAAGATGAATTCATATTTTTAAATGTAGGCCGCCTTCATCATAAAAAAGGATTAGATTTATTATCTCAATCTTTAGTACCGTTACAACACCTGAACTGGCGAATGATTTTTGTAGGTAGTGATGATGATGGTACTCAAGTGAAACTACAGCAGCAGTTTCAATCTGCTAACCTTTCAGATAGAGTTCTTTTCCTAGAAAGATGTGAACCTAAAGAACTACCGGTAATCTACTCTGCTGCTAATTTGTTTGTTTTACCCAGCCGACATGAAAATTTCGGTAACGTTGTCGTCGAGTCTTTAGCCTGTGGATGTCCTGTTTTAATTTCAGACAAAGTAGGATTACATGATGAAGTGACTGAAGGTTGCGTGGGATGGGTGCGTTCTAGAGTGGTATCAGAGTGGACTGAGGCTATTAGGGAATTTATTCAATATCCTAAAAAAATGCAAGAGGTAATATTGGCATCTAGAAAATATGTAGAATCTACATATTCTATAAAAAGAACTGCTCTACAAATGGCTAATAATTATTTTGAAATTATTAATCAATAA
- a CDS encoding class I SAM-dependent methyltransferase, with product MKNLEKCILCGSHNIVPHWKNVRSYNVSKCLDCSFLFLHEIIDDHELENYYSQSYFMASYAKTENNLIDAANNPKITAEAKEYANLIKLHHPEAHNVGEIGCSWGYLLYNLQNFGYSAKGFELSKTTAEMGSKQLGINITSGFFETQYNQFDVLILRHVLEHVPDPQDLLEKIYDSIKKDGLFILEGPNLDSISSRLFGKNVSWVSPPDHISFPNFISLIMACEKLGFTCIHKSSRRGRGISIFHQALLNSVGLMFGGKEKAKVNLGGINEKPNNQQLSSLKSAALKIVDFLDFLSSPMQPFLKQALLEEEMLIIFKK from the coding sequence ATGAAAAACCTTGAAAAATGTATTCTCTGTGGTTCTCATAATATTGTCCCTCACTGGAAAAATGTTAGATCGTATAATGTTAGTAAGTGTTTAGACTGTAGCTTTTTGTTTTTACATGAAATAATCGATGATCATGAATTAGAGAATTATTATTCTCAAAGTTATTTCATGGCCTCATATGCGAAAACTGAAAATAATTTAATTGATGCTGCAAATAATCCTAAAATTACTGCCGAAGCGAAGGAATATGCAAATTTAATTAAGTTGCATCACCCGGAAGCCCACAATGTGGGTGAAATAGGTTGTTCCTGGGGGTACTTGTTATATAACCTGCAAAATTTTGGCTATTCTGCTAAAGGGTTTGAATTAAGTAAAACAACAGCAGAGATGGGTAGTAAACAATTAGGAATAAACATAACTTCAGGTTTTTTTGAAACACAATATAACCAATTCGATGTTTTAATTCTTAGACACGTACTAGAACATGTACCAGATCCTCAAGATTTACTAGAAAAAATTTATGATTCCATTAAGAAAGACGGACTATTCATTTTAGAAGGACCAAATCTAGACTCTATCAGTTCACGATTATTTGGTAAAAATGTTTCTTGGGTTTCTCCACCCGATCATATTAGTTTTCCTAATTTTATATCTTTGATAATGGCGTGCGAAAAATTAGGTTTTACTTGTATCCATAAAAGCAGTCGTCGTGGTAGAGGAATATCAATTTTCCACCAAGCACTTTTAAATAGTGTTGGTTTAATGTTTGGGGGAAAAGAAAAAGCAAAAGTAAACTTGGGCGGCATTAATGAAAAGCCAAATAACCAACAATTGAGTAGTTTAAAAAGTGCTGCACTCAAAATTGTTGATTTTTTAGATTTTCTTTCATCACCCATGCAACCATTCTTAAAACAAGCATTGCTAGAAGAAGAAATGTTAATCATTTTCAAAAAATAA
- a CDS encoding glycosyltransferase family 2 protein has protein sequence MSHLCQVSAIILTKNEVCNLERCINSLQWCQEIIVVDSGSTDGTIQLAEALGIKVFTHIQPPPFKISEQRNWALENCQLKSEWVLFLDADEIIPPDLAAEIQRICSANNQEYNAYELPARYLFWGKWLKLTQGYPNWHSRLLKLGEVTFTGGVWEHFSAGTKVSRINIPYDHYANSKGFGDWLERHNRYSSWDAQKVVDFLETGKTSALGTERKLKLRLLAAKLWFMRPIVRFIQMYFLRLGFLEGITALIFCLLYAMYEFMTVVKIIELRRKKSGLPL, from the coding sequence ATGTCACATTTATGTCAAGTTTCAGCTATTATTCTGACTAAGAATGAAGTCTGCAACCTGGAACGATGTATAAATTCTTTACAGTGGTGTCAAGAAATTATTGTTGTAGACTCAGGTAGCACTGACGGAACAATACAGTTAGCAGAAGCTTTAGGAATCAAAGTTTTTACCCATATTCAACCTCCACCATTCAAAATTTCTGAACAACGCAACTGGGCTTTAGAAAACTGTCAATTAAAGAGTGAATGGGTGCTTTTTTTAGATGCTGACGAAATTATTCCACCCGATTTAGCAGCAGAAATACAACGTATCTGTTCTGCTAATAATCAAGAATATAATGCTTATGAACTGCCTGCGCGTTATCTATTTTGGGGTAAATGGCTGAAGCTTACACAAGGATATCCTAATTGGCATTCTCGGTTACTTAAACTAGGAGAAGTTACATTTACAGGTGGCGTTTGGGAACATTTTTCTGCTGGTACTAAAGTTAGCAGAATTAATATTCCTTACGATCATTATGCTAACTCTAAAGGATTTGGAGATTGGTTAGAACGGCATAATCGCTATTCTTCTTGGGATGCTCAAAAAGTTGTGGATTTTCTGGAAACAGGTAAAACATCTGCATTAGGAACTGAACGCAAACTAAAACTGAGATTATTGGCGGCTAAACTTTGGTTTATGCGTCCTATTGTCAGATTTATTCAAATGTATTTCCTAAGATTAGGTTTTTTAGAAGGAATAACGGCTCTTATTTTCTGTCTACTTTATGCCATGTATGAATTTATGACAGTTGTCAAAATCATAGAACTAAGACGTAAAAAATCTGGATTACCTCTTTGA
- a CDS encoding glycosyltransferase family 4 protein, with translation MEKIAIITQYFYPSYAATAQLMTDLATGLSQKGYHVDIFTGSQADHTKPALSNLLTVQRAFSPIASSTSILSKGISSIFFLLGGLKYLLFSLPHTTTLLIASNPPYAGLLGTIFKIICGGKYYFLLQDIFPESAVMSGILQKNSFSFIFFSKLNYLTYKFADKIVVLSTSMQCFLENKYPELKHKIKVIENWALENIIGCDKQENDFAKQHNFDKNFTVLYSGNLGRLHDIETITEAAKILKDSPIQFVFIGAGAKTKLVEKAIQTDGLKNIILLPYQSREVLPLSLTACDISLVSLIPGAESIVAPSKLYGMLAAGRGIIAISATNSYIDKLLTNSNCGINIPPHNPQQLANLIYELANDNQRVKIMGEKARKIYESRYTFQRALEEYQQILFEDDAYQEINML, from the coding sequence ATGGAAAAAATTGCAATTATTACTCAATATTTTTATCCTAGCTATGCTGCTACTGCCCAATTAATGACTGACTTAGCCACAGGACTGTCCCAAAAAGGTTATCATGTGGATATATTTACAGGTTCTCAGGCAGATCATACTAAACCTGCATTATCCAACCTACTCACAGTCCAACGTGCCTTTTCTCCCATTGCATCTAGCACTAGTATTTTAAGTAAAGGGATTAGCTCAATATTTTTCCTGTTGGGAGGATTGAAATATTTATTATTTTCTCTACCCCATACTACTACTTTACTCATTGCATCTAATCCACCGTATGCAGGCCTTTTAGGTACTATTTTTAAAATTATTTGCGGTGGTAAATATTATTTTTTACTCCAAGATATATTCCCTGAATCTGCTGTAATGTCTGGCATTTTACAAAAAAATAGCTTTTCATTTATTTTTTTTAGTAAATTAAATTATTTAACTTATAAGTTTGCAGACAAAATTGTAGTACTCAGTACTTCTATGCAGTGCTTTTTAGAAAATAAATATCCTGAATTAAAACACAAAATTAAAGTAATTGAAAATTGGGCATTAGAAAATATTATTGGCTGTGATAAGCAAGAAAATGATTTTGCTAAACAGCACAATTTTGATAAAAATTTCACAGTTTTATACTCCGGTAATTTGGGGAGATTGCATGATATAGAAACTATTACTGAAGCAGCCAAAATCCTAAAAGATAGTCCTATTCAATTTGTCTTTATTGGTGCTGGAGCGAAAACGAAATTAGTTGAGAAAGCAATTCAAACGGATGGACTAAAGAATATAATTTTATTACCTTACCAGTCTAGAGAAGTGCTACCTCTATCTCTTACAGCTTGCGACATTTCACTAGTTAGTCTAATACCTGGAGCAGAATCAATAGTTGCACCTTCTAAACTCTACGGAATGCTAGCCGCAGGTAGAGGAATTATTGCTATCTCTGCAACCAATTCATACATCGATAAGCTTTTAACAAATTCTAATTGCGGTATAAATATACCTCCCCATAATCCGCAACAACTTGCCAATTTAATCTATGAATTAGCTAATGACAACCAAAGAGTTAAGATAATGGGTGAAAAGGCACGTAAAATTTATGAAAGTAGATACACTTTTCAGCGTGCCTTAGAGGAATATCAACAAATTTTATTTGAAGATGATGCTTACCAAGAAATAAATATGCTGTAA
- a CDS encoding ArnT family glycosyltransferase: MRLKLSVLGAVERCFNNLVKRPALAVTASILWLILIGWIGYGWNLGSVGLVDETEPLFAEASRQMLVTGDWITPFFNGQTRFDKPALVYWCQAIAYAVFGVNEWAVRLPSALAAMGAVSLAFYTVHWSLTKKDELEQVTLPARRYLTAGVAAGVMALNAQMIVWGRTGVSDMLLTGCIASALLCFFLGYAQMGTGDEVVPVVRAASPTGEGDGGLPNPKGRRNKRSLLPNKWYLACYVLTAGAILTKGPVGIVLPGITVLAFLLYVGQLRTVLREMRVILGAVIILGLSVPWYALVIWRNGESYINSFFGYHNVERFTEVVNGHSAPWYFYFVIVTLFFAPYSVYLPLAIFRVKLWQRSHWQNQERSQQLGLFACIWFLSVFSFFTIAVTKLPSYVLPLMPAAAILVALLWGDFFPSGEQTNKIEITYPSSLLLASGWVNVIFLTIVAVASFHIYHLLGNDDAAPNFRQNLQDSGLPAIGGWLWLVGAIFVAALILRRYWHSIIGVNLLGFVAFLLLVTMPALFLMDQERQLPLRDLSAVVAQVQQPKEEIIMVGFKKPSVVFYSHKQINFVRTTEEGVEYIRNLANQAVKPSSLLLVTDKKNFFKMDLPPDNYENLEIQGAYQLTRINFRKMKTEKVKIS; encoded by the coding sequence ATGAGGTTAAAATTGAGCGTTCTTGGCGCTGTCGAGCGGTGCTTCAATAATCTAGTAAAGCGTCCAGCCCTTGCTGTGACTGCCTCAATTCTATGGTTGATTCTAATTGGTTGGATAGGCTATGGATGGAACTTAGGCAGTGTTGGCTTGGTTGACGAAACAGAGCCATTATTTGCTGAAGCTTCACGGCAAATGTTAGTTACGGGTGATTGGATCACGCCGTTTTTCAATGGTCAAACTCGTTTTGACAAACCTGCTTTAGTTTATTGGTGTCAAGCGATCGCCTATGCGGTGTTTGGTGTGAATGAGTGGGCGGTGCGTCTTCCCTCCGCGTTAGCAGCAATGGGAGCAGTATCCTTAGCTTTTTATACCGTCCATTGGTCTCTAACGAAAAAAGATGAGTTAGAACAAGTGACATTGCCAGCTCGCCGCTACTTAACAGCTGGTGTAGCCGCAGGTGTCATGGCACTTAATGCCCAAATGATTGTCTGGGGAAGAACTGGTGTCTCAGATATGCTCTTGACTGGGTGTATCGCCTCAGCTTTGTTATGCTTTTTTCTCGGATACGCACAAATGGGGACGGGAGATGAGGTGGTTCCCGTCGTTCGCGCAGCGTCTCCGACAGGAGAAGGAGATGGGGGACTGCCGAACCCAAAAGGCAGGAGAAATAAGCGATCGCTATTGCCTAACAAGTGGTATTTGGCTTGTTATGTGCTAACTGCTGGGGCAATTTTGACTAAAGGCCCGGTGGGTATTGTTTTACCGGGGATCACTGTCTTGGCATTTTTGCTATATGTGGGGCAGTTGCGGACAGTGCTGCGGGAAATGCGGGTCATTTTAGGGGCAGTTATTATCTTAGGTTTATCTGTTCCCTGGTATGCCTTGGTGATTTGGCGTAATGGTGAGAGTTATATCAACTCTTTTTTTGGATATCACAATGTGGAGCGTTTTACGGAAGTAGTTAATGGTCACTCGGCTCCTTGGTATTTTTACTTTGTGATAGTCACACTATTTTTCGCTCCATATTCGGTCTACTTACCTTTAGCAATTTTCAGAGTGAAGTTATGGCAGCGATCGCACTGGCAAAATCAAGAACGTTCTCAGCAATTGGGTTTATTTGCCTGTATTTGGTTTCTGAGCGTCTTTAGTTTCTTTACAATCGCTGTGACCAAACTACCAAGCTACGTCTTACCTTTAATGCCGGCGGCCGCTATTTTAGTAGCATTGTTGTGGGGTGATTTCTTCCCCAGTGGTGAACAAACAAACAAGATAGAGATTACTTATCCGTCTTCTCTTTTACTAGCCAGTGGCTGGGTAAATGTCATATTTTTAACCATAGTGGCGGTAGCCTCATTTCACATATACCATCTGTTGGGTAATGATGATGCAGCCCCCAACTTCCGCCAAAATTTACAGGATTCTGGGTTGCCGGCGATCGGCGGCTGGCTTTGGCTTGTGGGGGCAATTTTTGTTGCTGCTTTAATATTACGTCGCTATTGGCATTCTATTATCGGCGTTAATCTGCTGGGATTCGTGGCTTTTTTGCTACTTGTCACCATGCCAGCTTTGTTTTTGATGGATCAAGAGCGTCAACTACCATTAAGAGACTTATCTGCTGTTGTAGCTCAAGTCCAACAACCAAAAGAAGAAATAATCATGGTTGGTTTCAAAAAGCCAAGTGTAGTTTTTTATAGTCACAAACAGATAAATTTTGTCCGGACAACAGAAGAAGGTGTGGAATATATCCGTAATTTAGCTAATCAAGCAGTCAAACCATCTTCCCTGTTACTTGTGACTGACAAAAAAAACTTTTTCAAAATGGACTTGCCTCCAGATAATTACGAAAATTTAGAAATTCAAGGTGCTTACCAATTGACTCGGATTAATTTCAGGAAGATGAAAACTGAAAAAGTTAAAATCTCTTAA
- a CDS encoding DUF565 domain-containing protein, giving the protein MQNTRLNNLFDTIARQLGQWFLNPWRRLSLLLISFLFGIFLGTAISTTAGQRSELDIVIAAFLVFLTEVTSRIFYMQGFFARRSLLVESLNLLKVGFIYSLFIEAFKLGS; this is encoded by the coding sequence ATGCAAAACACTCGTCTTAACAACTTGTTCGATACCATTGCTCGGCAGTTGGGGCAATGGTTTTTAAATCCTTGGCGGCGGTTGTCGCTACTATTGATTAGCTTTCTGTTCGGCATTTTTCTAGGTACAGCAATTTCTACCACGGCAGGTCAAAGGTCAGAACTAGATATTGTGATCGCGGCATTTTTAGTATTCCTGACAGAGGTTACCAGCAGAATATTTTATATGCAAGGCTTTTTCGCTAGGCGATCGCTCTTAGTAGAATCACTCAATCTTCTCAAAGTCGGTTTTATCTATAGCCTGTTTATTGAAGCCTTTAAGCTGGGATCATAG
- a CDS encoding glycerate kinase yields MQVGQKEAEAAALADELRAKAFGITAANVEEMIQERSQLLQGVLPAFNQFCQNNLKIPPEQMFPVLWDLWLPLGMKIAAQHQQLKRPFIQGILGSQGTGKTTMSLVIQLILQHLGYRTLSLSLDDLYKTYSDRLVLLQQDPRLIWRGPPGTHDIDLGLNVLEQIRQGKSPVIVPRFDKSAHAGAGDRTKPDVITGVDILIFEGWFVGVRPIDPSLFNFPPSPILTDEDKAFARDMNLRLNHYLPLWEKLDSLILLYPTDYRCSLEWRKQAEQKMIAAGKTGMSNTQIEEFVNYFWRSLHPELFIQPLSQCAALVDLVVEIHPDHTFGQVYQPNW; encoded by the coding sequence ATGCAAGTTGGGCAGAAAGAAGCGGAGGCAGCAGCTTTAGCAGATGAATTAAGGGCTAAAGCTTTTGGGATCACGGCGGCAAATGTAGAGGAAATGATCCAAGAGCGATCGCAGCTTTTACAAGGGGTGCTGCCAGCTTTTAATCAGTTCTGTCAAAATAATCTGAAAATACCACCAGAACAAATGTTCCCGGTTTTGTGGGACTTATGGCTACCACTGGGGATGAAAATAGCCGCACAACATCAACAGTTAAAACGCCCCTTTATTCAAGGAATTTTAGGTAGTCAAGGAACGGGTAAAACTACCATGTCCCTGGTGATTCAGCTCATTCTCCAGCATTTGGGATATCGTACCTTGAGTTTGTCGTTAGATGACTTATATAAAACTTATAGCGATCGCCTAGTTTTACTCCAACAAGACCCTCGTTTAATTTGGCGTGGCCCACCAGGAACCCATGATATTGATTTAGGTTTGAATGTTTTAGAACAAATCCGTCAAGGAAAAAGCCCTGTAATTGTTCCCCGCTTTGATAAATCTGCTCATGCTGGTGCAGGCGATCGCACTAAGCCAGATGTCATTACAGGAGTTGATATTTTAATTTTTGAGGGATGGTTTGTTGGTGTCCGCCCAATTGATCCCAGCCTCTTTAATTTCCCCCCATCGCCGATTCTCACCGATGAAGATAAAGCCTTTGCTCGTGATATGAATCTTCGGCTAAATCATTATTTACCACTATGGGAGAAATTAGACAGTTTAATTTTGTTGTATCCCACTGATTACCGTTGCTCTCTGGAATGGCGCAAACAAGCCGAACAAAAAATGATTGCTGCTGGTAAAACAGGAATGTCAAATACACAAATAGAAGAATTTGTAAATTATTTCTGGCGATCGCTACATCCTGAATTATTTATTCAACCCTTATCTCAATGTGCTGCTCTAGTCGATTTAGTAGTTGAGATTCACCCTGATCATACATTTGGTCAAGTTTATCAACCGAATTGGTAA
- a CDS encoding response regulator, which produces MKNTVPESQCLILIVDDEPFIRAQLRLSLQCEGYRTAEAEDGRQALAIFQELQPDIVLLDAIMPDLDGFECCTRLQLLEDGKYTPVLMITGLEDQESVDRAFEVGAIDYVTKPIHWPVLRQRVKRLIQQFHLQQKLEAANRELQRLVTIDELTQVANRRRFEEYCAQEWQRMARDQLPLSLILCDVDFFKAYNDTYGHRAGDRCLQLVAKAIESCVNRPADVVARYGGEEFAVILPRTYPDGAIHLANAICTAVRELQITHLTSQANTCVTISAGVATEIPVPNSDFQEIINAADRALYQAKMTGRDGCQQYIKQSSSPVYFLNAHHRLA; this is translated from the coding sequence ATGAAAAATACAGTTCCAGAGAGCCAATGCCTCATTCTCATTGTCGATGATGAACCATTCATCCGAGCGCAGTTACGGCTCTCTCTACAATGCGAAGGCTACCGCACAGCCGAGGCTGAGGATGGTAGACAGGCTTTGGCTATTTTTCAAGAACTGCAACCTGATATCGTACTGCTGGATGCAATCATGCCTGACCTAGACGGCTTTGAGTGTTGCACTCGTTTGCAGTTATTAGAAGACGGTAAATACACACCAGTCTTAATGATTACTGGACTAGAGGATCAAGAATCAGTTGATCGGGCATTTGAGGTGGGAGCAATTGATTATGTTACCAAACCCATTCACTGGCCAGTTTTGCGTCAACGGGTCAAACGTTTAATTCAGCAATTCCATCTCCAACAAAAGCTAGAAGCGGCTAACAGAGAATTGCAAAGGTTGGTGACGATTGATGAGTTAACTCAAGTAGCCAACCGCCGCAGATTTGAGGAATATTGCGCTCAAGAGTGGCAACGCATGGCGCGGGATCAACTACCGTTATCTCTGATTTTGTGTGATGTCGATTTTTTTAAAGCTTACAACGATACTTATGGTCATCGGGCGGGCGATCGCTGTTTACAATTGGTGGCAAAAGCGATCGAAAGCTGCGTTAATCGGCCTGCTGATGTAGTCGCTCGTTATGGTGGCGAAGAATTTGCTGTGATCCTACCCAGAACATATCCTGATGGAGCTATTCATTTAGCTAACGCTATCTGCACTGCTGTCAGAGAATTGCAAATTACCCATCTCACTTCTCAAGCTAATACTTGTGTCACTATAAGTGCTGGGGTAGCTACAGAAATTCCCGTACCCAACTCTGATTTTCAAGAAATTATTAATGCAGCCGATCGCGCATTATATCAAGCCAAAATGACCGGACGTGATGGCTGTCAACAATATATTAAACAATCATCCTCTCCTGTTTATTTTTTAAATGCTCACCATCGACTAGCTTAA